Proteins from a genomic interval of Trichoderma breve strain T069 chromosome 2, whole genome shotgun sequence:
- a CDS encoding fumarylacetoacetate (FAA) hydrolase family domain-containing protein, with product MSSSSQHLTNYAAFIRSETGITQIGHLDAEARTIQPLSLLSGYPIRDLYQVIEAGPSQIVASGSALPLSSVKILAPLVGRDVLAVGKNYMEHAKEFNASGYDSSDKVDKPSHPVIFTKRATSIIADGEDIYLHPEFSKSVDYEGEIGVIVGKAGFRIPKEKAMDYVWGYTIINDMTARERQRDHKQFYIGKSADTFCPMGPVAVPKEALPSVLRVQTHVNGELRQDATTDDLIFDIPTLINTLSEGQTLLPGDVIATGTPAGVGIGRNPPLFLKEGDEITVTIPGIGALHNRVTTVNATTERLASQSVFSLDNAARSLNGTAGLTIINGKPLHYKRLGLEDKNSVAFIHGLGETSEYFSPLIASLELQKKANVHLFDFEGHGLSPTHPLSVLSVDSLAADLAGVFSHVGISESNPGTLIASSFGCLIALKFAILNPRLVTRLVLLFPPSLPLSDASRQVWKKRSELVRTLGMGAVVDDIISEGTTEQTRSTEYVAMSAVRLSLLGQDPGSFAKACDAFAMAEGDLPLENLDVKTLIISGGGDSTCSKEVAQGYAQRIKGAHVDWNNDLGRWAVFENVRAVSAILTEFGL from the exons ATGAGTTCATCATCGCAACATCTAACCAACTATGCCGCATTTATTCGCTCCGAAACGGGCATCACCCAGATTGGCCATTTAGACGCAGAAGCCCGCACAATCCAACCACTCAGCCTCCTCTCCGGGTACCCCATCAGAGATCTCTACCAGGTCATCGAAGCCGGCCCATCGCAAATAGTTGCCTCTGGTTCTGCTCTGCCCCTCTCATCTGTCAAGATCCTGGCACCGCTTGTGGGCCGCGATGTGTTAGCCGTGGGCAAGAACTACATGGAGCACGCAAAGGAGTTTAATGCCTCGGGATACGACAGTTCGGACAAGGTCGATAAGCCCAGCCATCCTGTCATCTTCACAAAGCGTGCGACATCCATTATTGCAGATGGCGAAGACATTTACTTGCACCCGGAGTTTTCCAAGAGCGTGGATTATGAAGGTGAGATTGGAGTCATTGTTGGTAAGGCCGGGTTCCGGATTcccaaggaaaaggccatggACTATGTCTGGGGATACACGATTATCAATGACATGACGGCCCGCGAGAGGCAACGAGATCATAAGCAGTTTTACATTGGCAAGTCTGCGGATACGTTTTGTCCCATG GGCCCGGTTGCAGTTCCAAAGGAAGCCCTTCCGTCGGTGCTGCGCGTTCAAACGCATGTCAATGGCGAGTTACGGCAAGACGCCACGACAGATGACCTCATTTTCGATATTCCAACCTTGATAAACACGCTTTCTGAAGGGCAAACACTATTACCCGGTGATGTGATTGCTACTGGCACG CCTGCGGGAGTCGGTATTGGACGCAACCCACCTCTCTTTTTAAAAGAGGGAGACGAAATTACCGTGACCATTCCTGGTATTGGCGCTCTACACAATAGAGTCACCACTGTGAACGCAACCACAGAACGTCTCGCTTCCCAGTCCGTCTTTAGTCTTGACAACGCCGCACGTTCTTTGAACGGCACAGCTGGACTTACCATTATCAATGGCAAGCCGTTACATTACAAAAGACTCGGTCTTGAAGACAAAAACAGCGTCGCCTTTATTCATGGCCTCGGCGAGACATCAGAATATTTCTCGCCCCTTATTGCATCCTTAGAACTccagaaaaaggcaaacgtGCACTTGTTTGACTTTGAAGGCCATGGCCTCAGTCCTACGCACCCGTTGAGCGTCTTGAGCGTAGACTCCTTAGCGGCGGATCTTGCAGGGGTATTCTCGCACGTGGGAATCAGCGAGTCTAACCCCGGAACACTGATTGCGAGTTCTTTTGGATGTTTGATTGCCCTCAAGTTTGCCATTCTCAACCCTCGTTTGGTGACTAGGCTTGTGTTGTTGTTCCCACCGTCTTTACCTCTCTCCGACGCTTCTAGGCAAGTGTGGAAGAAGCGCAGTGAACTCGTTCGCACCTTGGGAATGGGAGCAGTGGTCGATGACATTATATCCGAGGGCACGACCGAACAGACAAGGTCAACGGAATATGTTGCAATGTCAGCGGTTCGGCTAAGCTTGCTTGGGCAAGACCCAGGGTCATTTGCCAAGGCGTGTGATGCatttgccatggctgaagGAGATCTTCCACTGGAAAATCTTGATGTGAAGACGCTGATTATCTCAGGGGGCGGAGACTCAACTTGTTCAAAGGAGGTGGCGCAGGGATATGCACAGAGGATCAAGGGAGCACATGTTGATTGGAATAATGATCTTGGCCGATGGGCTGTTTTTGAGAATGTGAGAGCAGTATCCGCAATATTGACGGAGTTTGGTCTTTAG